A stretch of DNA from Lysinibacillus sp. B2A1:
TACCATGTGGAGCATCATACTGTGCACCAATAGCATGTGATATCCCATGGACCATTCCTAACCCCGAATTAGCCATTCCTAAGCCTGTAATAGAACTAGCTAATAACATGCCATGCATTGCCTCGGTATTTTCACTATGTGCAATCGCTGGTAATATTGATTTTCCAATCACTCGTACTGCATGTAAATTAAGTGAATCCGTAAAATGCGAGCTCCAAATAGATACATATCCTTCGATAGCATGTGTTAACGCATCCATCCCTGTTGAGGCGATTAGACCACTTGGCATAGCACGTAATAAGCTAGCATCTAAAATCGCCACCCTAGGGAATAAATCTTCTCCAAAAACTAATTTTTTTGTTTTCAATCCATCTGTCTCATCCGTAATGACTGCCGCATTTCCACTTTCACTCCCTGTTCCTACCGTTGTTGGAACAGCAATTAACGGAAGTGCTTTTTCAGTATATTGATCGAAGCCATAATAGGTTGATATAGAGCTCTCATTTGTTAGCACAATCGCTAAAGCCTTGGCACTATCAATTACACTACCTCCACCTACAGCGACTAGAGCTGAAATCTCTTTATTCCTATAGATATTGGCAGTTTCATCAATACTTGCTACATCTGGATTAGGTTTTACCTCGTCATATATCAAAACCTCAATATTTTCAGAGATTTCACCAAGCACATTTTTTAAAATCCCCGAGTGCTTAATCCCTTGATCTGTCACCATCAAAATGCGATGAGCACCCATTTCTTGTAGAACAGGGCCTAATTTTTTTATAGAAGATACGCCTGTATAAATCTTCGTTTTGGCATTAAAAACTGTTTCTGAGTATGCATTCATCGTTAATCCTCCCTATCAAGTTAAATATCTTTCTGCAAAAACACTATAAAATTCAATAGCATCAAAAAATGCGTTCATTTCAATATGTTCATTTGGCTGGTGTGCTAAATTTTCATTGCCAGGGCCGTAGATGATAATAGGGGCATTGGTAGCAGTTGAAAAAACAGAGCCATCTGTATAATAATTAACACCCTTTTCCAGTAACGTTACATTAGATAACTCATTTTTCACCGCTTTCAATTGAGCTAATAATGCTTGACTGCCTGAGTAATCAATTGAATTCAAATCGTGAATCACATGAATCTTTGCATGGAAGTCATGGTCTGTCTTTCTAATTTCTCCAATAATTTCTTTAATATCCTCTACTATTTCTTGATGAGATAGCAATGGTGTGGATCTAATATCTATACGTATAGCACAATAATCTGGTATTACATTAGTTGTAACCCCCCCTTTTATCGTGCTAATGACAAGTGTTGGTCGGCCAAGTAAAGGATGCTCTTCTACTGTCCTAAATGAATAATTCTGTAAAACGCTTATCACTTTGTGCATATGCGTAATTGCATTTATGCCATTTTGAGGCATTGAACCATGCGCTGTTTTACCAAAAGTTTCAATCTCTAACCATAA
This window harbors:
- a CDS encoding 1,3-propanediol dehydrogenase, yielding MNAYSETVFNAKTKIYTGVSSIKKLGPVLQEMGAHRILMVTDQGIKHSGILKNVLGEISENIEVLIYDEVKPNPDVASIDETANIYRNKEISALVAVGGGSVIDSAKALAIVLTNESSISTYYGFDQYTEKALPLIAVPTTVGTGSESGNAAVITDETDGLKTKKLVFGEDLFPRVAILDASLLRAMPSGLIASTGMDALTHAIEGYVSIWSSHFTDSLNLHAVRVIGKSILPAIAHSENTEAMHGMLLASSITGLGMANSGLGMVHGISHAIGAQYDAPHGIVNAILLPYLLEYNWIANPEKFKDIAEALRVNIEGLSVEEAAKAAVAYVKNLTKEAGIPEKLGAIGVSKDQIDVLVDIAFHDAQYMVPNPRKMSRQDIYNILDQSI
- a CDS encoding succinyl-diaminopimelate desuccinylase; amino-acid sequence: MINGERATQFLQTLVQINSVNPPANELVVAHKIAEHCTRYGLEVDIQMIDDARANIIVKLLSHAKEKKASLLFSGHLDTVPVGDLPWDFEPFSAEIIDGKMYGRGTTDMKGGVAALLEAMIILKEKKIPLKGDLLFLGTAGEEVDCIGAKQAIETDIVKNAGAIIIAEPSSGEIFCAHKGVLWLEIETFGKTAHGSMPQNGINAITHMHKVISVLQNYSFRTVEEHPLLGRPTLVISTIKGGVTTNVIPDYCAIRIDIRSTPLLSHQEIVEDIKEIIGEIRKTDHDFHAKIHVIHDLNSIDYSGSQALLAQLKAVKNELSNVTLLEKGVNYYTDGSVFSTATNAPIIIYGPGNENLAHQPNEHIEMNAFFDAIEFYSVFAERYLT